The genomic window TAGCACTTCAAACCACTCAAACGTGTTAATCGCTTCAACTGATAACTTACACACACATGTGACAGCATTACACAATTCATTACATCATTGAATAAACCTAGCCTAACCTAATTACAAAACCAAAGATAAAATAAATGTCACAATCCCCGTTTTTGAGGCAACACAGTTGATCAAACAtctaactacataattataattacaaaacaTAAAAGTTCATTCACCAGGCACTGTTGAGTTCTTGACTTCAACTGGGTACAGGTGTAAAATACTTCGTTTCAACAAACGTGTTGGCGTATCACCACTGCCTACACGTACCAATGCTGCTCTAATCTTGCCATCTCTTCCAACAATCAGCTCTTCCACAAGTCCCAGTTTCCAAAAGGCTCTCTTTGTGCTATCATCCTTCAAAACAACAACATCTCCAACAGTGACTTCCATAGAAGTTCCAGTTCATCGTGAATTTACTCGATGTGATTCCCTCAGTCCTGTCAAGTATTCTTTCCTCCATTGCTTGGTAAACTGGTTCAACAAGTGTCTCTGTGTCTTGTACCTCTTGGTGAGTGTTTCATGTGTACTGGATAAATCAAAATGACTGTCATTCGGTTTTTCAGCAATCCGTCGTCCATAAATCAGGTGGGATGGAGAAAGAGTATAGCTGATTCCATCAACATCATCCTGTACATAAGTGAGGGGGCCAGCATTGATGAATGCCTCAACTTCAATAAGGAGGGTTTGTAACTGATCATAAGTTAAACTGGTATGACCCACAGTCTTTCTAAGACATCTCTTCACTCCTTGTACCATCCTCTCCCAAAATCCTCCCCACCATGGTGCCTTCTCAACCATAAAACTCCATGTAATTCGATTATTGGTCAAGTATTGACTTATCTCCTTTGACCTAGAAATCTTGATCAGTTCTTTAGGTGATGACTGAAAGGTTTTAGCATTATCAGACATCAAGGTTGCTGGCAGCCCTCGTCGACTGGCAAATCTTCTTATAGCCAATAAAAAAGAATCTACTCCCATATTTGGGGTGAGCTCAAGATGAATAGCCCTCGTCGACGTACAAGTAAACAGACATATGTATACTTTCTCACTGACATTCTTCTCTGAAATATACAGGGGTCCAGCAAAGTCAACACCTGTGTGAGTAAATGGCGGCCGGTCTGAAATTCGTTCATTTGGTAAGTCTGGTGCTGTAACTGAAGAGTATGATGGTCCCTCAAGCTTACAGCAAACAGTGCAAGACTTTACAACTCTTCTGACGACTTGGCATCCCTTCAGGATCCAAAAACGTTCTCGTAAATAAGTTAGAGTATCTGCAACACTACTATGCTTTACATTCTGATGAGCCCACAAAACCAACAGTTGTACAAAATAATCATCATGTGGTAATATAGCTGGTTTCTTGCTCAGTAGAAACAGAGACGAATTGTTGAGTCGACCTTTACAACATAAAACTTCCTGGTTATCTAAAAACAGCCCAAATTGCTTCACTAGTAGAGGACACGGACCTAAGCAAGAACAGAAATATTGGATTTCACGAGCAAAAAAACTACGTTGCACAGACTTAATCCATAATATCTCTGATTGATTCATTTCACTACGAGATATGAAAGGATCAAATGATTCGGTTTGTTTCCTGCACTTCTTAATGAACTGAATCACATAAGAGGTTACACGCAATAATCGATTTAAGCCTCCAGATTTCTTGCAATCAATCAACTCCTTAATAGACTGACACACAAAGGTTGAACTCATGGAGACCAAGGAAAGGGTAATTGGGGTTATGTTCTTTACCATCTCTATCTGCGCTTCATGATTGAGGTCATACACTTCAATGGTTGGCCAGGTTGTAGTTGATTCACTCAGGAAGTCCGGTCCTTGCCACCACAATACTTGGTCAATCAACTCTGAAGCCATGGTGCCCCTTGAAGGCAAATCAGCCGGATTTAATCTTCCAGGACAATGTCTCCACAACTCTCGATCACTAAGCTGACGGATCTCATCAACTCTGTGTTGCACGTACTGTTTCCATACCTTGTCATTACGGATCCAACAAAGTGCAGTCATGGAATCCACTCAAAAAAACTGACCTTTGAGATTAGAAATCAAGCCTTGGACAACCTTAGTAAGCCTCTAAAGAATCAATGCTCCCAATAGCTCAAGTCGTGGAATTGTTTGTTTCTTAAGGGGAGCAACCTTGGTCTTGGATGCTACTAATCTCACTGATACACTTCCATCAGAGTAGAGAGTTCTTAAGTACAATACAGCCGCATAGGCATGTTCTGAAGCATCACTGAACCCATGGAGCTCAAGTCTTTCTGGGCGCTTCCCTAATTCAAAATAACATCTGGGTACCACAACCATATTCAAGGTATTCAAGCTCTCTAATAATTGATTCCACCTCTGAGCTAGGTCTGGGGGGAGAGGATCATCCCAGTGGGACTTGTTAACACAAAGCGTTTGAAACATTACCTTCAGAAGAATAACAAACGGACTAAGAAAACCCATTGGATCAAAAATGGCAGCAGTCACATGCAGTACTGTTCATTTGTTGGATGGCAAGCCTCTTGCATGAGCCTGTAAATCCCCAAAGCAGAATCTAAATTCATCAGGCTCATGAAACCATTGAATTCCAAGTAGCTTGTCTGGCTCAGGTTCTAATCCCTTCACCCTGTCAACCTCCAATTTGGATTTCTGATTATTTTGCTCTGATTTAATCATTGCTAACAAAGAAGGAGAATTGGAATTCCATTTGCGCAAGTTAAAGCCACCATCTGACATCACTGATTTAGCTGTCTTGTATAACTTAAAGGCATTACCAATAGTATCAGCCCCAGCAATGAGATCATCAACATACAAGGACCGCTCTATACACTGGCACAGTTCAGGCTGACTGTCATGGTACTTATGAGTGTGGTGAGCAACTACAGCTCCTAGAATGGCTGGTGATGGTCGCAGCCCAAAAACTAAACGGGTAAATCTAAATTGAACGACTTCACTATCTTCACGGTGAGGGTCCTTGAACCAAAGAAAACACAACATGTCTCTGTCAGACTCACAAATGCCAATCATGAGAAAGGCCTTCTCTATATCTGTGGTTAATGCTATCAAATGATTACGAAATCGTACCATAATGTCAAATAATCTGGGAATAAGGTTAGGCCCTGTTTGTAAGCAATCATTCAAAGACATTCCAGACTCTTTTGATTTGGCAGATCCATCATATACTACTCTGACCTTAGTAGTGCTCCGCCCTTTCCGTATAACAGGATGGTGGGGCATTTAATGAATAGAACCCTTCTCCTTGTTAGTTTGTTGCATGGGGACTCTCTCAATTATACTTCTTTCTAACTGATCTTGTATAATGCAATCATATTCATGAAGAATGCCAGGATTCTTAAGCAACCTTTTATGAAGTAATTTCAAACGACTAAAACAAGGATCACGATTATCAGAAAgcttaatatgtgactggattttggaaaaacaatccaaatcgcacattagaagtttcgagataaatggttttaaagaattgaagccagcataactctccaaggatagcaagcacgcgcatgaaatttacacaaaagatgcatcaatctgttaactttcaagccacttccagtacttgtagctgcttgtacagtttcccgccaaataagatagaaaatctgagcagttggacgagcgaagtagtatcacgagtgctcacaaaggggtggaggctggggggtggaggctggggggtggaggctggggggtggaggctggggggtggcggggagggcaaaagataggcctcaaaatggaggcagaccacgattggagtccagacacgagattacagggctgtgctggctccttagtggctgatatgtagcaaaatctacagagaatacgtctggccaacattataaggctgttcaccagtaaaccactgattcttgccaagccaggtccttcacaaggcctgaaaccgccatttgggcactccacaccacccagaaaagacgtctactaaaaccagcctcgtgtagtttgagtagtgctgagggtcaaaacttgtagtacgatagtgtagctatccactggtggtgttactatgattttgcctgatgtgcgatttggttcggttctgtaaaatctggtcacatatggtcCCCTATCCAAGGTAAGCCTACCTCATAGCGATTGTCCTTAAAACCCTTGTAAAAAAATGTCATCTGAAGGGGCATTCTCAATACATCAATACCAAGAGTCTCAACTTCCCAAAATTTCTTAAGAGCAGTAACAAGTTGGTTATCCTGGGATTCAGAAGAATTCGATTCATTAAAATAACTAATAGCAAGATTGGAATGAGTATGGGCCAATTCCTCAGTAACAGCAGTCTCAGCAGGTCCTGATATAAGCCAACCCAATGTACTACAAACAGCTATAAGTCCTCTTTCAGTACGAATAATCTCCCCGGTCACAACGGACCAATAGAAGTCTGAGCCTACGAGAATGTCAATATGGTTCTGCCTGGTGAGACCTCGCAATCAGTCAATTCAAGCTCATTCAACACGGGGTAAGCACTAAGGTCAACAGGACTGGGTAGTGCAGAGCATATAGTTGGAAAGCTTaatgcattaatacaatacaagttCTCACTCCCAGGTTTCCGCAAATACACTCTAACAACATCACAACTCTGCGTTTTAAACTCACTATCACCAAAGGTGTTGAGGTTGAGCTTCTCCTTTCTGATGGGTGATAATCCCAGTCTTGACTTCAAAGAGTCTGTGATGTAGGAACGTTGGCTACCATTATCAAAGAGTATCCTCACATTCTCAATGCTGGTTCCACTTCCATTAGTAGCTTCGCCTGTGCGGTCTGTAGTAAAACCAATTGCCATCTCTTCACAGTGTTAATAGTATTGGCAGTGGTGTCTTCAACTGGTGTAACCTGTTCCACATTATGGTCACGTTGGTTTGTTGTTTGTGGTTCACACAAGGACTGGTGGTGTCTACGATGACAATAACAACAGTTTCTGTGAGATTCACAGTCCCGGGCCTATGATTAGACTTCTAACAAACAAAGCATCTCCCCATTCTTATTAAGACTTCCTTACGATCTTTCACACTGACTACCTTCTTACATGAAGCTGAGTAATGTGCCTCACCACAATACACACTTTTGACAGTGTAGTTATTAGTTACTAAAGAGTTGGCAGTAGGATTAAAGCCACCAACATGTGTCTTAGGGTGAACAACACTCTTCTGTGATAAGATTCTGGCCCCTTCACTAGTTTCCCTGGCTTCAACTTCTTTAAGAATAGTGCTCATCAGGTGATTAATCTCCCAGGTTTCCTCTCGATTCTCTCTAGCCACTCTTAGACGCACTCCATCTGGTAACTTGGACATGAGGACAGGAATGAGTACACTGCCATACTGGGTAGTCTCAATGCCCAGGGATTTCAACCCACGTATATGAACCATCATCTTGTCATATAACCGTCTCTAAGGCTAGGTACGATCTACAATACAAGCAGGAAGTCTGAAGATTTCTTCCATATGGGTAGCAATAATCTGTTTAGTGTTGCCAAATCTCTTCTTCAATAATTCTATAGCTGAATCATAGTTGGCTTCTGTTAGACTGAGCCCTTGAATGGTTAAGGCAGCAGCACACTCAAGCAAAGAATGCAGGTAATTGAACTTGTCAATTTTTGATATTTCGCTGTTTTCGTGAACTGCAGACTTAAATGAATCCCAAAAGGATACCCACGCGGTGACATCACCTTTGAACTTAGCCAAACTCAATTTGGGTAGACGCGTTTTTGCAACAGCTCCAGGTGGTGATGCAACAACAACAGCTGGGGTGGTACTAACTGTGTGGGGTGCGACAGACGGCGGTTGTAAGGCTACGTCAATTCGACGCTTATAGTCCATTATCTTGGCTACCACAATTTCAGCATCATTTACCtctatttcaaatttttccaaTGAACACAGGTTCAAGATATCACGATTAAGGGTCTGTAATGTCTGTTCCTTAGCATTTAACTGTTGTCGTATCACGATTAAACGGTCGATCTGTTCAGTGGTTAGTGGTTCTGTGGCCGTTAGAGTGTCGGTTTCTTTAGTTAGCTTCGTTACGACTCCACGGTGTGATCCTCTAACGGTCTTCAATCAATCCAAGTTTTCACTCATGCTTGCTCTCGATCTCTACGGCGTGAATGAATCTAAAAATAAAACTACGAGAATACACAGTTCAGTCTTATcatttttttttcccgggcttgatggactgcccttgcctaccacccccagcacataaatggcctgtgctggacaaaccgggactttcttagtacacggcaaactgagactctgcccgaatcagctccacaattgggggagtcttaacatagtgaccgatggatgagcgggctccgcggatgcattgtaagGAGGACTGCAAGAGAGagaaagatagacagcaccttaaccaccccatgacaacagagtaatcatcgccccacttattTGAAAGTTGACGAACCAAGCGTTGATAGAAAAACAGacgcctcatgagccagaccaccagaggcagacattaccaggggggtaaaagaggcatgctcctcctcacgaattctctgagcatacgcacgtttcttaatgttctcgtgcctccgataacagaaGACCAGTGATGAGGATGCATTAGTAGCAGCCAGAGagttgaacacccgcacatccacaaaacatctttcacttcttccaccccaaaaaccattcatggcgatgtcaatacgggcaccatcttggatattggcagaagcagggtagtccagctgtgaaaccggctggagctctggttcaacagctacctgagagcatacttcagtcaacagggtagcagttagatctctgatctcattgtgtcggatagaaggcaagccacccttgggacaggataaagcatgctccactgaaaaggaagtcccacatgcacagtgagcaggagtccgctgaggagaccacccataacgtagtgctACGGCATCAtgaaacgcggacttatgcagtgcaaagccatgttcctgtaggggccgggtggtaagccagttggtggtccctttggctgaggctagatctaaagcgcgttgagaggagggatccaagtgggtacgcaaactggaagatctatccgaatagttggaagatttggaattgcggattgcggacttgcgagatagctgttctgttttaacaatagccgAATTGGTACTCCggtccagaatgaattgtgaaagaggctcagtaatgtgacacgaggctgaatactcctcagctgcaataagagttgggtttatgatacccaaaccaccatatcgaggtggaagGGCAAATAACTTACGGATTGTGTCATTTGGTGGAGAGCATCCCATCAAAGTAGGGATAAGTACCAGCCGGATGTTGTCCTCAAGGGGTTGTAAAGCCTCTGATATGTTTGGAGTAGTGCGACAAAGATAGAGCCAATGGCTTGACAAGCCATGAGTGAGAGCGGAATAAGCAGCATGCGGCTGAACTTGTGCGAACTTGGCAAGTCGTGTAATCTCTGCTGACCAACCAACAACCTTGTCCCTCACAAATTCCTGGACATAAGCGTTTGAACCAATGGCAGCCCCAAGATAGGAACGGCCTGCGGAAGTAATTTGAACATCAGTATCTGAGAACAGAGTAGTAGCAATTGAATGGAACCTTTCCTCAGAAACTAACCAAGTTTTAGGAGCATTCACAAAATAGCCAAAAGCAGGTCCCTTAATACAAAGCTGGTTCCACCAGATGAGCAAGTCCTGTATACTGCCACaagcacaagcatcatcagcataccagaccTGGTCCACTGTCCCATGAAGTTGATTGATTAAAGGCACTGTAGCAAGGGCatacataggcatagctagtgggTCTCTCTGTGTAGTACCCTCCTCTGATAAAATAACCTCCCCAGAAACAAGCAAAGAGGCTGGAGACCTATAAATATTGATCAGAATAGTGGAAAGTGGCGGGCACAGTTGTCTGATGTTGTGTAGAGCCACCAAACTGTTCAGCGAGTTAAAGGCATTGGAGGCGTCCACCAGCAACACAGCCTCAGTGCTTCCTTCCTCAAAAACCTTTCGGACAGCATGAACCGCAGCCTCCACCCCAGAG from Dysidea avara chromosome 2, odDysAvar1.4, whole genome shotgun sequence includes these protein-coding regions:
- the LOC136248011 gene encoding uncharacterized protein: MTALCWIRNDKVWKQYVQHRVDEIRQLSDRELWRHCPGRLNPADLPSRGTMASELIDQVLWWQGPDFLSESTTTWPTIEVYDLNHEAQIEMVKNITPITLSLVSMSSTFVCQSIKELIDCKKSGGLNRLLRVTSYVIQFIKKCRKQTESFDPFISRSEMNQSEILWIKSVQRSFFAREIQYFCSCLGPCPLLVKQFGLFLDNQEVLCCKGRLNNSSLFLLSKKPAILPHDDYFVQLLVLWAHQNVKHSSVADTLTYLRERFWILKGCQVVRRVVKSCTVCCKLEGPSYSSVTAPDLPNERISDRPPFTHTGVDFAGPLYISEKNVSEKVYICLFTCTSTRAIHLELTPNMGVDSFLLAIRRFASRRGLPATLMSDNAKTFQSSPKELIKISRSKEISQYLTNNRITWSFMVEKAPWWGGFWERMVQGVKRCLRKTVGHTSLTYDQLQTLLIEVEAFINAGPLTYVQDDVDGISYTLSPSHLIYGRRIAEKPNDSHFDLSSTHETLTKRYKTQRHLLNQFTKQWRKEYLTGLRESHRVNSR
- the LOC136248012 gene encoding uncharacterized protein, yielding MPHHPVIRKGRSTTKVRVVYDGSAKSKESGMSLNDCLQTGPNLIPRLFDIMVRFRNHLIALTTDIEKAFLMIGICESDRDMLCFLWFKDPHREDSEVVQFRFTRLVFGLRPSPAILGAVVAHHTHKYHDSQPELCQCIERSLYVDDLIAGADTIGNAFKLYKTAKSVMSDGGFNLRKWNSNSPSLLAMIKSEQNNQKSKLEVDRVKGLEPEPDKLLGIQWFHEPDEFRFCFGDLQAHARGLPSNK